The bacterium genome includes a region encoding these proteins:
- a CDS encoding hydrogenase iron-sulfur subunit: MKSVRIYYCSNLFEGNLVPAELADMGMRDDVIIESVPCGGRIDPRYLLKAFECGASGVCVLTCPLGECRLMEGNIRAMHRVELAREYLAEAGVEPDAVEIIVPSERSQEAIKTAIDKIASFVGQESCAAQEVMA; the protein is encoded by the coding sequence ATGAAGAGTGTTCGCATATATTATTGCTCAAATTTATTCGAGGGGAATTTGGTTCCAGCCGAACTTGCCGACATGGGGATGCGCGATGATGTCATAATCGAATCAGTGCCGTGCGGTGGCAGGATCGACCCGCGCTACCTCCTCAAGGCATTTGAATGCGGGGCAAGTGGTGTTTGCGTGCTTACCTGTCCTCTCGGTGAGTGCAGACTGATGGAGGGCAATATCCGGGCGATGCACAGGGTCGAGCTGGCGCGTGAGTATCTGGCAGAGGCCGGTGTCGAGCCGGACGCTGTTGAAATAATCGTACCGAGCGAGCGAAGTCAAGAGGCTATCAAGACGGCGATAGACAAAATCGCGTCATTTGTCGGCCAGGAAAGCTGCGCCGCTCAAGAGGTGATGGCATAA
- a CDS encoding methylenetetrahydrofolate reductase, giving the protein MSEGLFAQAVKDGRFIVTAQCNPPQGADAKQLDVCACALKGSVSALYAPECEDGIRLSSLAACAHLANNGIEPIMTLTTRDHNRIALQSMILGAASMGISNVFFTAGRHQTLTSTGSAKGVFDLDPIQLMQIADAMRKNGSLSDGQVIDAPVELILGTDTNPFAEPVELNVIALQKAVSVGADFVITQPVFDIDKFNAWMKVIRERGLHEKTAVIASVMPLSSSAQAVSLAERYTLPDVIVDKLQTSDTGKQMAVDTVKSLKETDGVRGINLMGDDVELISDIIKSSALGS; this is encoded by the coding sequence ATGAGTGAAGGACTTTTTGCACAGGCTGTCAAGGATGGCCGGTTTATAGTGACGGCTCAATGTAATCCTCCGCAGGGCGCAGACGCAAAGCAACTTGATGTATGCGCCTGCGCTCTCAAGGGTTCGGTAAGTGCGCTTTACGCACCGGAGTGTGAGGATGGCATACGGCTTTCGAGCCTTGCCGCTTGCGCGCATCTGGCAAATAATGGAATCGAGCCGATAATGACGCTTACGACCAGAGATCACAACCGCATTGCCCTGCAGTCGATGATCCTGGGTGCGGCTTCGATGGGGATCAGCAATGTTTTCTTCACTGCAGGTCGGCATCAGACTCTTACTTCGACGGGCTCGGCCAAGGGCGTATTTGATCTTGATCCGATTCAACTCATGCAAATCGCAGACGCCATGCGCAAAAATGGCAGCCTATCCGATGGCCAGGTTATTGATGCTCCGGTCGAACTGATTCTGGGCACTGACACCAATCCTTTTGCCGAACCTGTCGAGCTAAATGTGATCGCGCTGCAAAAGGCGGTAAGCGTCGGTGCGGATTTCGTTATTACTCAGCCTGTATTTGATATCGATAAGTTCAACGCCTGGATGAAAGTTATCCGTGAGCGTGGTTTGCATGAAAAAACAGCCGTCATAGCATCTGTTATGCCGCTGAGTTCAAGCGCGCAGGCAGTTTCACTTGCCGAGAGATATACGCTGCCTGATGTTATTGTAGATAAACTCCAAACGTCAGATACGGGCAAGCAGATGGCTGTCGACACGGTTAAGAGCCTCAAGGAAACAGACGGTGTGCGCGGTATCAATCTGATGGGCGACGACGTCGAACTAATCTCAGATATCATTAAATCAAGCGCGCTCGGGAGTTAG
- a CDS encoding Gfo/Idh/MocA family oxidoreductase has product MSKKKGIGIIGYGGFGEFIHKAWDKMDNAEATALCDVDSSRAPKAGPKFYTKYNDLFADPDVDIVSIATPPYTHKELAIQAMKSGKHVLIEKPLALSEEDGEAIKQAAQETGCVATVDFVLRYNPIVELLHEITESEVFGKLRRVDLRNYAMQDTVPEGHWFWSPDISGRILLEHGVHFFDLASWMIGSKAKDTFSLGVERKPGMEDRVFAAVKYENGVVGTYWHSFSRPRELETTTFHFAYDLGEIEMIGWIPLQLDIWGWTGNDGLDRLGDLLGEDQVVVDPIESQKAHSSEFFYDVDYEINTVVELDEEKLDVYAENLRSIMADLILKIDDPAHNMRVTIDDALEAVRIAEKATRFAHPHD; this is encoded by the coding sequence ATGTCAAAGAAAAAAGGGATTGGAATAATAGGCTACGGCGGGTTCGGCGAGTTTATTCATAAGGCATGGGATAAGATGGATAACGCAGAGGCGACTGCACTCTGCGATGTCGACTCATCTCGCGCTCCAAAGGCCGGACCGAAGTTCTATACCAAATACAATGACCTCTTTGCCGACCCTGATGTCGACATAGTATCCATTGCAACCCCACCATACACTCACAAGGAACTTGCAATACAGGCGATGAAGTCAGGCAAGCATGTGCTTATAGAAAAGCCCCTCGCTCTTTCTGAAGAAGACGGCGAGGCAATCAAGCAGGCTGCCCAAGAGACAGGCTGTGTAGCGACTGTCGACTTCGTGCTTCGATACAACCCAATTGTTGAACTGCTGCATGAGATTACAGAAAGTGAGGTCTTCGGAAAGCTCAGAAGAGTCGACCTGCGAAACTATGCCATGCAGGACACCGTGCCTGAAGGACATTGGTTCTGGAGCCCCGATATCAGCGGCAGAATACTGCTTGAACATGGCGTGCATTTCTTCGATCTTGCGAGCTGGATGATCGGCTCGAAGGCCAAAGACACTTTCTCACTGGGTGTCGAACGCAAACCCGGTATGGAAGACAGGGTGTTTGCCGCCGTCAAGTATGAAAATGGAGTCGTGGGCACATACTGGCACTCATTCTCCCGACCAAGGGAACTGGAGACCACCACATTCCACTTCGCATACGATCTAGGTGAGATCGAGATGATCGGCTGGATCCCATTGCAGCTCGACATCTGGGGCTGGACAGGTAATGACGGGCTGGATAGGCTCGGAGACCTGCTGGGAGAGGACCAGGTCGTGGTCGACCCGATTGAGTCTCAGAAGGCGCACTCGTCCGAGTTTTTCTATGACGTGGATTATGAGATCAATACTGTAGTCGAATTGGATGAAGAAAAGCTGGATGTCTATGCCGAAAACCTCCGCTCGATTATGGCCGATCTGATCTTGAAAATTGATGACCCTGCCCACAATATGCGCGTTACAATCGATGATGCCCTCGAAGCAGTGCGCATTGCCGAAAAGGCAACACGCTTCGCCCACCCTCACGACTAA
- a CDS encoding glycoside hydrolase family 78 protein, with product MKWQAKWIWDKNEPSPRNFYWCARKTFDVPDKFGCINLHISADSRYNLWINGEYLGFGPVRAFTQNWRYDSYDITRYIKPGKNVIAVLVQHYGVDTFQYLDAPGGLVAQVNIDEHVAAATDSTWKTLCHPSYDRRTPRMACQQAWTEVFDARNEPFGWKEVGFDDFKWEQPAVIGEVGCEPWGNLLPRNIPFLTNTPVYPVRTISARTVKPPDSVCGINIRLIQYPQDKTANPVSMTGLVATVLNCSKGTNVKIRPFYSQYRAFRLDGADLDKEVASAGVNISAGEHLLVTDISVPYTHDSNFTLIIEGDGVKLQSPLGNDAPTPFAATCRLSSTDDPSFLHVWQAKKAEYLQSIPELRAVKLDELYEVNVIALTTDAPDTGAQVCITEPDAMLVDNDNVTTIAPSKSGDTEILLDFGRMTVGFLEIALDAPEGLIVDFNGFEYISNGKHQPTFSLNNTFRYIARSGWQTWRSVVRRGARYATLTLRFPKGCNTPVQFQTIKFYEHTYPYVEHGRFQCSDYKLNKIWDISRLTVRLCSEDTFVDCPTYEQTFWVGDARNESLFAYTAFGDYRLARRCLLLAGESMWRSPIVESQVPSGWEDILPAWSLLWAMGCTEHYHFTADKAFLEEVYPVIRQQNFNMRQMFTNKDGLYEMEDAWNLLDWAPMDTPRQGAMAHLSMLLCAVYRRSAKVAEILGKPDDAQLYIKWADELKAAINKHLWDEDKQAYIDCIHVDGTRSDVISQQTQTMAYLCDVVPEDKAALFKSYLIDVPDGWVRIGSPFMMAFTLEALDKSGDDAAAIELIRKWWGMMVDDGATTCWETFPGYFFEWPARSHCHAWSAAPAFALPSYVLGVRPLEPGFEKFEVRPFLGDLEWAKGIVPTPNGEIGIDLKRDGGKINLKLSVPDGTTAIVKENECSPGVHELIL from the coding sequence ATGAAATGGCAGGCTAAATGGATATGGGACAAGAACGAGCCTTCACCACGTAATTTTTACTGGTGCGCTCGCAAGACGTTTGATGTGCCCGATAAGTTCGGATGCATCAATCTTCATATAAGCGCTGATTCGCGATACAACCTCTGGATAAACGGCGAATATCTGGGGTTCGGCCCAGTGCGCGCATTTACTCAAAACTGGCGATATGATAGTTACGACATCACTCGATACATCAAACCTGGCAAAAACGTAATAGCCGTGCTGGTGCAGCATTACGGCGTCGACACATTCCAGTATCTGGATGCTCCCGGAGGACTGGTTGCTCAGGTAAACATTGATGAGCACGTAGCTGCAGCTACAGACTCTACCTGGAAAACGCTATGCCATCCATCGTATGATAGGCGCACTCCACGTATGGCCTGCCAGCAGGCGTGGACTGAAGTCTTCGACGCACGGAATGAGCCTTTCGGGTGGAAAGAAGTCGGCTTTGACGACTTCAAGTGGGAACAACCTGCCGTAATAGGCGAAGTCGGCTGTGAGCCGTGGGGAAACCTGCTGCCAAGGAATATACCATTTCTAACGAATACACCGGTATATCCAGTCAGGACAATCAGCGCCCGCACAGTTAAACCTCCCGATTCGGTCTGTGGCATAAATATCAGACTCATTCAGTATCCGCAGGACAAGACGGCTAATCCGGTATCTATGACCGGACTGGTTGCGACCGTGCTCAACTGCTCGAAAGGCACTAATGTCAAGATAAGGCCATTCTATTCGCAATACCGTGCATTCAGGCTTGATGGAGCCGATCTGGATAAAGAAGTCGCCTCTGCCGGAGTTAATATATCCGCAGGTGAACACCTGCTTGTTACAGACATATCCGTGCCCTACACCCACGATTCCAACTTCACACTCATAATCGAAGGCGATGGCGTTAAGCTCCAGTCGCCTCTCGGCAATGATGCACCCACGCCATTTGCGGCTACATGCCGATTGTCCTCTACTGATGACCCAAGCTTTTTACATGTATGGCAGGCCAAGAAAGCCGAATATCTGCAAAGCATACCGGAATTACGCGCTGTAAAACTCGATGAGCTTTATGAAGTGAATGTAATTGCGTTGACAACGGATGCACCCGACACGGGCGCGCAAGTCTGCATAACCGAACCCGATGCGATGCTTGTCGACAATGACAATGTGACTACAATAGCACCGTCAAAGAGCGGTGATACAGAGATATTATTGGATTTCGGCAGAATGACTGTCGGCTTTCTGGAGATAGCTTTGGATGCGCCCGAGGGCTTGATAGTAGATTTCAACGGGTTCGAGTATATCTCAAACGGCAAACATCAGCCGACGTTTTCCTTGAACAACACTTTCAGATATATTGCGCGAAGCGGCTGGCAGACGTGGCGGTCTGTCGTGCGGCGAGGCGCCAGATATGCGACACTGACTCTGCGCTTCCCAAAAGGCTGCAACACCCCAGTTCAATTCCAGACTATTAAGTTCTATGAACACACTTATCCATATGTAGAGCACGGCCGGTTCCAGTGCAGCGACTATAAGCTCAACAAAATCTGGGACATCTCGCGCCTGACTGTGCGCCTGTGCAGCGAGGATACATTTGTCGATTGTCCGACTTATGAGCAGACCTTCTGGGTCGGCGACGCACGCAACGAAAGCCTCTTTGCCTACACCGCGTTTGGTGATTACAGACTTGCCCGGCGCTGCCTGCTGCTTGCGGGTGAGTCCATGTGGCGCTCACCAATAGTTGAGAGTCAGGTCCCCAGCGGTTGGGAAGATATACTGCCGGCGTGGAGCCTGCTGTGGGCAATGGGCTGCACAGAACACTATCACTTTACAGCCGATAAAGCATTTCTTGAAGAGGTCTATCCTGTAATCCGACAGCAAAACTTCAACATGCGGCAGATGTTCACCAACAAAGATGGCCTCTATGAGATGGAAGACGCATGGAATCTGCTCGACTGGGCACCGATGGATACTCCCAGGCAGGGAGCTATGGCTCACCTGAGTATGCTTCTTTGTGCGGTATACAGGCGCAGCGCCAAGGTCGCCGAAATCCTCGGCAAGCCGGATGACGCTCAGCTCTATATCAAGTGGGCAGACGAACTGAAAGCTGCGATCAACAAACATCTCTGGGATGAAGACAAACAGGCATACATCGACTGCATACATGTGGACGGCACACGCAGCGACGTGATAAGCCAGCAGACTCAGACCATGGCCTATCTGTGTGATGTGGTTCCTGAGGACAAAGCCGCGCTGTTCAAGTCATATTTGATAGATGTGCCGGATGGATGGGTCAGGATAGGCAGCCCGTTTATGATGGCGTTTACTCTGGAGGCATTGGACAAATCGGGCGATGATGCAGCGGCAATAGAGCTGATACGAAAGTGGTGGGGGATGATGGTCGATGACGGTGCCACCACATGCTGGGAGACATTCCCCGGCTACTTCTTTGAATGGCCTGCCAGGAGCCACTGCCATGCATGGAGCGCAGCGCCTGCTTTTGCGCTGCCGTCATATGTGTTGGGCGTGCGGCCATTAGAGCCGGGCTTCGAGAAATTTGAGGTGCGGCCGTTCCTGGGTGACTTGGAGTGGGCGAAGGGTATCGTCCCTACACCTAATGGTGAGATAGGAATTGATCTCAAACGAGATGGCGGCAAGATTAATCTTAAGCTCAGTGTACCTGATGGAACAACGGCAATAGTGAAGGAAAACGAGTGCTCGCCCGGCGTTCATGAATTGATTTTGTAA